A stretch of Myroides oncorhynchi DNA encodes these proteins:
- the trxA gene encoding thioredoxin: MSNFQELIDRDQLTLVDFFATWCGPCQMLAPVLEEVKKELQDDISIIKIDVDKNTALTTQYSTQYQMRGVPTLMLFRKGKLLWKQSGYMDKQTLLGHIDQYKHNY; encoded by the coding sequence ATGAGTAATTTTCAAGAGTTAATCGATAGAGATCAGTTAACTTTAGTTGATTTCTTCGCTACATGGTGTGGACCATGTCAGATGCTAGCTCCTGTGCTAGAGGAAGTAAAAAAAGAGTTACAGGATGATATCTCTATTATCAAAATAGATGTAGATAAAAATACTGCTCTTACCACACAGTACAGCACACAATACCAGATGAGAGGTGTACCTACACTAATGCTTTTTAGAAAAGGTAAACTTCTGTGGAAACAATCTGGATATATGGATAAACAGACCTTACTAGGTCATATAGATCAGTATAAACATAATTATTAA
- the lepA gene encoding translation elongation factor 4, with product MKNIRNFCIIAHIDHGKSTLADRLLDATQTVTAREQQAQLLDSMDLERERGITIKSHAIQMEYTYKGEQYILNLIDTPGHVDFSYEVSRSIAACEGALLIVDAAQSIQAQTISNLYLALENDLTIIPVLNKIDLPSANPEEVSDDIVDLLGCDYEEIIPASGKTGLGVEEILAAIIERVPAPKGDPEEPLQALIFDSVYNPFRGIEVIFRVINGSIKKGQKIKFMATNKEYFADEIGTLKLNQVPKQEIKTGDVGYLISGIKEAKEVKVGDTVTDAKVPTQNMISGFENVKPMVFAGIYPVDTEDYEELRNSMEKLQLNDASLVFAAESSAALGFGFRCGFLGMLHMEIIQERLEREFNMTVITTVPNVSYLAYTKKEPEKGIIVNNPSDLPEPSKLERVEEPYIKATIITKADFVGQVMSLCIDKRGIITNQTYLTESRVELTFDMPLAEIVFDFYDRLKTVSKGYASFDYSPIGMRTSNLVRVDVMLNANVVDALSALMHADNAYHIGKKMCEKLKELIPRQQFDIPIQAAIGVKVIARETVKALRKDVTAKCYGGDISRKRKLLEKQKAGKKRMRQVGNVEIPQEAFMAVLKLND from the coding sequence ATGAAGAACATTAGAAACTTTTGTATTATTGCTCATATTGACCACGGTAAAAGTACTTTAGCGGATAGATTACTAGATGCTACACAGACTGTTACAGCACGTGAACAACAAGCTCAACTTTTAGACAGTATGGATTTAGAGCGCGAGAGAGGGATTACTATTAAATCTCACGCAATCCAAATGGAATATACATATAAAGGTGAGCAATATATACTTAACTTAATCGATACCCCAGGACACGTAGACTTTTCTTATGAAGTTTCTAGGTCTATTGCAGCGTGTGAAGGTGCGTTATTGATCGTAGATGCAGCTCAGAGCATCCAAGCGCAGACTATTTCTAACCTATACTTAGCGTTAGAGAATGACTTGACGATAATCCCTGTTTTAAATAAGATTGACTTACCTAGTGCTAATCCAGAAGAAGTAAGCGATGATATCGTTGACTTATTAGGGTGTGATTACGAGGAGATTATTCCTGCATCAGGAAAAACAGGATTAGGAGTAGAAGAAATATTAGCTGCTATTATAGAGAGAGTGCCAGCTCCTAAAGGAGATCCAGAAGAGCCTTTGCAAGCACTTATATTTGACTCTGTATATAATCCTTTCCGTGGTATTGAAGTTATCTTCCGTGTTATTAATGGTTCGATTAAAAAAGGACAGAAGATTAAGTTTATGGCGACGAATAAGGAGTACTTCGCAGATGAAATCGGTACACTTAAATTGAATCAGGTTCCAAAACAAGAGATAAAAACAGGAGATGTAGGTTACTTAATCTCTGGTATTAAAGAAGCAAAAGAAGTAAAAGTTGGTGATACCGTAACTGACGCTAAGGTACCTACTCAAAACATGATTTCTGGTTTTGAGAACGTAAAGCCTATGGTATTTGCAGGTATCTATCCTGTAGATACAGAAGATTATGAAGAGTTGCGTAATTCAATGGAGAAACTTCAACTTAATGATGCTTCATTAGTATTCGCTGCAGAGAGTTCTGCTGCATTAGGGTTTGGTTTCCGTTGTGGTTTCTTGGGAATGTTACACATGGAGATTATCCAAGAGCGTTTAGAACGTGAGTTTAATATGACTGTTATTACTACTGTACCTAACGTGTCGTACTTAGCTTATACTAAGAAAGAACCAGAGAAGGGTATTATCGTTAACAATCCATCAGATTTACCTGAGCCTTCTAAATTAGAAAGAGTAGAAGAACCATATATTAAAGCAACAATCATTACTAAAGCTGACTTTGTTGGACAAGTAATGAGTTTATGTATTGATAAGCGTGGTATTATAACTAACCAAACATACCTTACAGAGAGTAGAGTAGAGTTGACATTTGATATGCCACTAGCAGAGATTGTTTTCGACTTCTATGATAGACTAAAAACAGTATCGAAAGGATATGCTTCTTTTGATTATTCTCCTATCGGAATGCGTACTTCTAATCTTGTTAGAGTCGATGTAATGCTTAATGCTAACGTAGTAGATGCACTTTCTGCATTAATGCACGCAGATAACGCTTATCATATCGGTAAGAAGATGTGTGAGAAATTAAAAGAACTTATCCCACGTCAGCAATTTGATATTCCTATTCAGGCAGCTATTGGAGTGAAAGTAATCGCTCGTGAGACTGTAAAAGCATTGCGTAAAGACGTAACAGCTAAATGTTATGGAGGGGATATTTCTCGTAAACGTAAATTACTTGAGAAACAAAAAGCAGGTAAGAAGCGTATGCGTCAAGTAGGAAACGTAGAGATTCCACAAGAAGCATTTATGGCTGTATTAAAGTTGAATGATTAA
- a CDS encoding esterase-like activity of phytase family protein, translating into MKSLLTISIVALTTLASCGQKSDVTKDHIILPNNLKEVSGLYYDNTSSSFWALQDSGNKSELYQIKTDGKIAHTLKIKDQKNIDWEELTADKEGNLYIGDFGNNKNTRKDLRILKINKDDLQKDKANVAEIITFEYPEQETFPPKDTELFYDAEAFILYNNNFYIFTKNRSKGFDGTSLVYKVPNIAGHHQAEHVQTFNGCNIYKHCAITGAAMSPDEKTFVLLSHSKLWIIEGFNPNAIMDGKITEHKLHHVSQKESVTFGDNNTVYLADEVKDKKGGKIYKVDLSTLKPKP; encoded by the coding sequence ATGAAATCACTACTGACAATTTCAATAGTCGCATTAACTACATTAGCTAGTTGTGGACAAAAAAGTGATGTTACTAAAGACCACATTATACTACCTAATAACCTTAAGGAAGTTTCTGGGTTATACTATGATAATACATCTAGTTCTTTCTGGGCATTACAAGATAGCGGTAATAAAAGCGAACTATATCAGATTAAAACTGATGGAAAAATAGCTCATACTTTAAAAATAAAAGACCAAAAGAATATAGACTGGGAGGAATTAACAGCAGATAAAGAAGGTAACCTATACATCGGTGACTTTGGCAACAATAAGAATACACGAAAAGACCTGCGCATTCTCAAAATCAACAAAGATGACTTACAAAAAGACAAAGCAAACGTCGCAGAAATCATCACATTCGAATATCCTGAACAAGAGACTTTTCCCCCTAAGGACACGGAATTATTCTATGATGCTGAAGCATTCATTTTATACAATAATAACTTCTATATCTTCACTAAGAACAGAAGTAAAGGCTTTGATGGAACTTCTTTAGTGTATAAAGTACCTAACATAGCAGGACATCACCAAGCAGAACATGTACAAACCTTTAATGGATGTAATATATATAAACACTGTGCTATCACAGGCGCTGCTATGAGTCCTGATGAGAAGACCTTTGTCTTACTCTCTCACTCTAAATTATGGATAATAGAGGGCTTCAACCCCAATGCTATTATGGACGGAAAAATAACAGAGCACAAACTACATCATGTTTCTCAAAAAGAATCTGTTACTTTCGGAGACAACAACACTGTTTATCTGGCAGATGAAGTAAAAGATAAAAAAGGTGGTAAAATATATAAAGTGGATTTGAGTACATTAAAACCCAAACCCTAA
- a CDS encoding M16 family metallopeptidase, producing the protein MKKIVYTLMFALTISAADYAYAQQKEKPTFVTSVEDIKEYKLSNGLKVLLLPDATQNNVIVNIVYNVGSKHEGYGEKGMAHLLEHMLFKSTTKLGDIKKMLSDKGGNAQGTTWYDRTNYYEVFAASDENLSWALEMEADRMINATILQEDLDKEFSVVRNEFEIGENNPTRVLMERTINTAYLWHNYGLSTIGSKEDIERVKTPQLRRFYEKYYQPDNATLVISGKFDEAKALKYVEDYFSVIPKPKRVLDEIFTVEPAQDGEKYVEVRRAGDSQHINILYHAASFADKDYAALSALESILNNDPSGYLYKELVETKKVSSLWAFNPTVRDAGFVLFNFDVPNDKNLETTLKDVKTALAKISNINYTQEDLDRAKTNILKGLENIKNNTIGYTINLTEIIGAGDYRLANLYRDNIENLKLEDINRVAKKYFKDNNRTVGLFIPSKDEVRVKANEIQNKDIKSLVENYKGKESSGELRPFEATISNLEKNYSTGKLKNGLKYGIIDKDIKGEKVIISMTLPVGNQKDLLNKQYIGEFTADLLTAGTKTMTKQQIKDKLDQLKSSVNIRFGGQNIFISVSSYRNSIDETMTILKDILSNPIFPETELDKLKLETITGIEAQLSDPQTIAFTKISQLTSKEEKGSIFYTSTPQEDIAGYKNVTVNAIKEFYKAFFGANNGIATVIGMNNKEAVNKLFETTFSNFNSTVKYEKALPNYVETKQDKQTFETPDKENAVAVGKVGFKMNKTNPDYAALVFANEVMGGGFMTARIPQRLREKEGISYGAGSSLSVPNDPKREDSAWMIYAFLNPTKRAEVEKAINEEFNRLITSGITEEELVANKTSWKNARQTNLGSDGYLIGLSNSLLLFDIPFTDHDKLNGEIEKVTIKQVNDAAKKYLQPTKFTTVYTGDFTKK; encoded by the coding sequence ATGAAAAAAATAGTATACACACTTATGTTTGCATTGACCATAAGTGCTGCAGATTACGCCTATGCCCAACAGAAGGAAAAACCAACCTTTGTAACTTCTGTTGAAGATATTAAAGAATACAAATTATCAAATGGATTAAAAGTACTTTTACTACCTGATGCAACACAGAACAATGTCATCGTAAATATTGTTTACAATGTAGGTTCAAAACATGAGGGTTATGGTGAAAAAGGAATGGCTCACTTGTTAGAACACATGCTATTTAAGAGTACTACTAAACTAGGTGATATCAAAAAGATGTTATCTGATAAAGGAGGTAACGCACAAGGAACAACATGGTATGATAGAACAAACTACTATGAAGTATTTGCGGCTAGTGACGAAAACCTATCATGGGCTTTAGAGATGGAGGCAGATCGTATGATTAATGCCACTATCTTACAAGAAGATTTAGACAAGGAATTTTCTGTAGTGAGAAATGAGTTTGAGATAGGAGAAAATAATCCCACTAGAGTATTAATGGAAAGAACTATTAATACAGCCTACTTATGGCATAACTATGGATTAAGTACTATCGGATCTAAAGAAGACATCGAACGTGTAAAAACACCTCAATTAAGACGTTTCTATGAAAAGTATTATCAACCTGATAATGCTACGCTAGTTATCTCTGGTAAGTTTGACGAAGCTAAAGCTTTAAAATATGTTGAAGACTATTTTTCTGTTATTCCTAAACCTAAACGTGTATTAGATGAGATCTTCACTGTAGAGCCTGCACAAGATGGAGAAAAGTATGTAGAAGTTAGACGTGCTGGTGATTCTCAACACATCAATATTTTATATCACGCAGCCTCTTTTGCAGATAAAGACTATGCGGCATTAAGCGCTTTAGAGTCAATCTTAAACAATGACCCATCAGGATATTTATACAAAGAATTAGTAGAGACAAAGAAAGTGTCGAGTCTTTGGGCGTTTAATCCAACTGTTAGAGATGCAGGCTTTGTTTTATTTAACTTTGACGTTCCCAATGATAAAAATCTAGAAACAACGCTTAAAGATGTAAAAACAGCTTTAGCTAAAATAAGTAATATCAACTATACACAAGAGGATCTAGACAGAGCTAAAACTAATATTCTTAAAGGCTTAGAAAATATTAAGAATAACACAATCGGTTATACAATTAATCTAACAGAGATAATAGGAGCTGGTGATTACCGCTTGGCTAATCTATATAGAGATAATATAGAGAACTTAAAACTAGAAGATATCAATAGAGTTGCTAAAAAATACTTTAAAGATAATAATCGTACAGTCGGTTTATTCATTCCTTCAAAAGATGAAGTGAGAGTTAAAGCAAATGAGATTCAAAATAAAGATATCAAATCTTTAGTTGAAAACTATAAAGGAAAAGAATCTTCAGGAGAGTTAAGACCATTTGAGGCAACTATTTCTAACTTAGAAAAAAATTATTCTACTGGTAAACTTAAGAATGGTTTGAAATATGGTATCATAGATAAAGATATCAAAGGTGAAAAAGTTATCATTAGTATGACACTACCAGTAGGTAATCAGAAAGACCTATTGAACAAACAATACATCGGAGAATTCACTGCTGACTTGTTAACAGCAGGAACTAAAACAATGACTAAACAACAGATCAAAGATAAATTAGATCAACTGAAGTCTTCTGTTAATATTCGCTTTGGAGGTCAAAATATTTTCATTAGTGTGTCGTCATATAGAAACAGTATAGATGAAACAATGACCATCTTAAAAGATATTTTATCTAATCCTATATTTCCAGAAACAGAATTGGATAAACTTAAGTTAGAGACTATAACAGGAATAGAAGCTCAACTGAGTGATCCGCAGACTATAGCTTTTACTAAAATATCTCAATTAACATCTAAAGAGGAGAAAGGAAGTATCTTCTACACATCTACTCCACAAGAAGATATCGCTGGATATAAAAATGTAACAGTTAACGCAATAAAAGAGTTTTACAAAGCATTCTTTGGTGCAAACAATGGGATAGCTACAGTAATTGGAATGAATAATAAAGAAGCTGTAAACAAGTTATTTGAAACTACTTTCAGCAACTTCAATAGTACTGTAAAATACGAAAAAGCGCTTCCTAATTATGTAGAAACAAAACAAGACAAACAAACGTTTGAAACTCCTGACAAAGAGAATGCTGTTGCAGTAGGTAAAGTAGGATTCAAAATGAATAAAACTAATCCTGATTATGCTGCTCTAGTATTTGCAAATGAAGTAATGGGAGGTGGTTTTATGACTGCACGTATTCCTCAGCGATTACGTGAAAAAGAAGGTATTAGCTATGGTGCAGGTTCTTCACTAAGTGTTCCTAATGATCCTAAAAGAGAAGATTCTGCTTGGATGATTTATGCTTTCCTAAACCCTACAAAGCGTGCAGAAGTAGAAAAAGCTATCAATGAAGAGTTTAATAGACTGATTACCTCAGGTATAACTGAAGAAGAATTAGTAGCTAATAAAACTTCTTGGAAAAATGCTAGACAAACTAATCTAGGTTCTGATGGTTATCTAATAGGATTATCTAATTCATTATTATTATTTGATATACCATTCACAGACCATGATAAACTAAATGGAGAAATAGAAAAAGTAACAATTAAACAAGTAAATGACGCTGCTAAAAAATATTTACAGCCAACTAAATTTACTACTGTTTATACAGGTGATTTTACTAAGAAGTAA
- a CDS encoding MBL fold metallo-hydrolase — translation MKIEQIYTGCLAQGAYYIESNGEVAIIDPLREVQPYLDRAAKDNATIKYIFETHFHADFVSGHVTLAEKTNAPIVYGPNANPTFKAHIATDEEVFKIGNITITALHTPGHTMESTTYLLKDESGKDHAIFSGDTLFLGDVGRPDLAQKAADLTQEQLAATLYNSLRTKIMPLADDVIVYPAHGAGSACGKNLSKETVGTLGDQKQTNYALRADMTEAEFVKEVTDGLLPPPAYFPLNVKLNKEGYENVETIINNNKALTPKEFQAVAEEFGALLLDVRSASDFASGHIPGAIFIGLDGQFAPWVGALITDIKQPILLITPEGREEEAVIRLSRVGYDNTLGYLKGGFSTWKTEGFEYDTVQQVTAEELADKIANEDIKVVDVRKPGEYNSAHINYKNLTHSPLDYINDNITDFPTEGKFFIHCAGGYRSLIASSILKARGYHNMIDVIGGFGAIKNTSIPLQEGASCTATCPTTKQ, via the coding sequence ATGAAAATAGAACAAATTTATACAGGATGTTTAGCTCAAGGAGCTTACTATATAGAGAGCAACGGAGAAGTTGCTATCATCGATCCACTAAGAGAGGTACAGCCTTACTTAGACAGAGCTGCTAAAGATAATGCAACTATAAAATATATCTTCGAAACACACTTCCACGCAGACTTCGTGAGTGGACACGTTACATTAGCTGAGAAAACGAATGCTCCTATCGTATATGGACCAAATGCTAACCCAACATTTAAGGCACATATCGCTACAGATGAAGAGGTGTTTAAAATAGGAAATATCACGATCACAGCACTACACACTCCTGGGCATACAATGGAGAGTACTACGTACTTACTAAAAGATGAGAGTGGAAAAGATCACGCTATCTTCAGTGGAGATACGTTATTCTTAGGTGATGTAGGTCGTCCTGACTTAGCTCAGAAAGCGGCTGACTTGACTCAAGAGCAATTAGCTGCTACGTTATACAATAGTTTACGCACGAAGATTATGCCGTTAGCAGATGACGTTATCGTATATCCTGCACATGGTGCTGGATCTGCTTGTGGAAAGAACTTAAGCAAAGAAACAGTTGGTACTCTAGGAGATCAAAAACAAACGAACTATGCGCTACGTGCTGACATGACAGAAGCAGAGTTTGTAAAAGAAGTAACAGATGGTCTACTACCACCTCCTGCATACTTCCCACTAAATGTGAAGTTAAATAAAGAAGGATATGAGAATGTAGAGACAATCATCAACAACAATAAAGCCCTTACACCAAAAGAGTTTCAAGCCGTAGCTGAAGAGTTTGGTGCATTATTATTAGATGTACGTTCTGCTTCAGACTTCGCTAGTGGACATATACCAGGTGCTATCTTTATCGGATTAGATGGGCAGTTCGCTCCATGGGTAGGTGCATTAATCACAGATATTAAACAGCCTATCTTATTAATCACTCCTGAAGGGCGTGAAGAAGAAGCTGTCATCCGTCTATCTCGTGTAGGATATGACAATACGCTAGGGTATCTAAAAGGAGGATTCTCTACTTGGAAAACAGAAGGATTTGAATACGATACTGTACAACAGGTAACAGCAGAAGAATTAGCAGATAAAATAGCAAATGAAGATATCAAGGTAGTAGATGTGCGTAAACCAGGAGAATATAATTCTGCTCATATTAACTATAAAAACTTGACACATTCTCCATTAGATTATATCAATGATAATATCACCGACTTCCCAACAGAAGGTAAATTCTTTATCCACTGTGCAGGAGGGTACCGTTCATTAATCGCGTCTTCTATTCTAAAAGCTAGAGGATACCACAATATGATCGATGTAATCGGAGGTTTTGGCGCTATCAAGAACACATCTATCCCATTACAAGAAGGAGCTAGCTGTACAGCAACCTGTCCAACAACTAAACAATAA
- a CDS encoding metallophosphoesterase: MKIFSYLSLKLTKIAATLLLISLVGLMSCATLEPQYNNKNSNMLSQERINDSKIAHTYYLVGNLSQAGNRDEQEHLTAFRNIVKQDGDENSTLVLLGNNTKGGMPSLSSKKRIEAESKIGSLIELIKENKGDAVFINGESDWSKGYEGIKRLGDYLVEKTGDKKIVLPRKICGLERYKVNDETVLIVIDSQWYLEDWDEHSNINEDCDIKTREDFFEEVRGEINKNQNKVVLLAMHHPVYSNGNYGGKFSTKDHLFPLGNNVPLPVIGNIYTYTRAMAGFNSQDLQSKKYNELNKRIRTTAQMYNNVIIVSAHEHNMQYIERDGVKQIISGAMSNLSPARAIEQGDFSAGVYGYTKVEVMKDRSTRLVFYGYKEGKYKEIYNQEILGAFGDNYASLSANEEVSREDVKASVYPTEWTKKTGWYKFLWGQHYRDVYGTPITASVADLTTLKGGLTPTISGGGNQSMSLRLVDKEGKEYVMRGVRKSVSRFVQTAVFKDQYVMNSFENTWAERFIYDFYTTSHPYTPFILDGLADKIGMYHTNPELYYVPKQSALGRFNDKYGDELYMIEERPSSGYEDEASFGNTKAIVSTTDVIAKLRKDEKYTVDQQAYMRARIFDMLIGDWDRHGDQWRWSEFTEGDKIVYRPVPRDRDQAFAKIDGALLSLIKKLPPLRHMQNYTEDFANPRWINKTAFPLDQYLLKETSEEDWLREAKDIVEKLDDETLDEAFNKLPKEVQTNEVEDIKRIFKARRGKIEQFIPKYYKQLREYVILSGTDKKDLFNIERLVGGDVLLKQYRVKKDGEVLVFEKVYKASETKELWVYGLNDEDTFKVTGDEKAKIKVRLIGGKNQDSFLIDNSSKVVVYDYADKKNEVVSQSTRTTTILSNKYDLNNFNYENVPLNINMLLPNVGYNPEDGVKLGFLYSSTRSKFLQDPYTAKHVIKGFYSFNTKGFEGEYKGFFPNATDNWMFTIAGRATSPNFAVNYYGLGNETYYFDEEKGDDYKRVRVESYSVTPGYRYEGKQGGSFEANVEYNALKVQDKSGRFITDNPESVNTKVFDFQHYGGVKLEYSYEQYNYPANPTVGFGFNSKLGWKMNLKETEQNFPYLDVKANFIHNIDRAEHLVFATNFTYQTRLNNNYDFYHAAVIGGNANLRGFRPERFTGKSSLVQTTDLRYNAGQFTAGFIPMSYGFYGGFDYGRVWQPGEVSNKWHNSYGAGLWVSAIEQATLHCSYFSSADGGRFVFGLGFGF, from the coding sequence ATGAAAATATTTTCTTACTTATCGTTAAAGCTAACTAAAATAGCAGCTACTTTATTGTTAATCTCCTTAGTTGGATTAATGTCTTGTGCTACATTAGAACCTCAATACAACAATAAAAATAGTAATATGCTCTCACAAGAACGAATTAATGATTCGAAAATTGCCCATACGTACTATTTAGTTGGGAATCTTAGTCAAGCTGGAAATAGAGATGAACAGGAGCATTTGACAGCATTTAGAAATATTGTGAAGCAAGATGGTGATGAAAACTCTACTTTAGTATTGTTAGGGAATAATACTAAAGGTGGAATGCCTAGTTTGTCTTCAAAAAAGAGAATAGAAGCAGAAAGCAAAATAGGTTCTCTTATAGAGTTAATTAAAGAGAATAAAGGAGACGCGGTTTTTATTAATGGTGAGTCTGATTGGAGTAAAGGTTATGAAGGCATAAAGCGTTTAGGCGATTATTTAGTAGAAAAAACAGGAGATAAAAAAATAGTATTACCCCGAAAAATATGTGGTTTAGAAAGATATAAAGTAAATGACGAAACTGTTTTAATCGTTATTGATAGTCAATGGTATTTAGAGGATTGGGATGAACATTCAAATATCAATGAAGATTGTGATATTAAGACTAGAGAGGATTTTTTTGAAGAGGTTAGAGGAGAGATAAATAAGAACCAAAATAAGGTTGTTCTATTAGCTATGCATCATCCTGTGTATAGTAATGGTAATTATGGTGGAAAGTTTTCTACAAAGGATCACTTGTTTCCTTTAGGTAATAATGTGCCATTACCTGTGATAGGTAATATTTATACTTATACTCGTGCAATGGCAGGCTTTAATAGTCAAGATTTACAAAGCAAGAAATATAACGAATTAAATAAGCGTATTCGCACAACAGCTCAAATGTATAATAACGTAATTATTGTTTCAGCACATGAACATAATATGCAGTATATAGAAAGGGATGGAGTAAAGCAGATTATAAGTGGTGCAATGAGTAATCTATCACCAGCGCGTGCTATAGAGCAAGGTGACTTCTCAGCTGGAGTATATGGATATACAAAGGTTGAGGTAATGAAAGATAGAAGTACGAGATTAGTATTCTATGGATATAAAGAAGGAAAATATAAAGAGATTTATAATCAAGAAATATTAGGGGCTTTTGGAGATAACTATGCTTCTCTATCAGCTAATGAAGAAGTTAGTAGAGAAGATGTCAAAGCAAGTGTATATCCTACAGAATGGACAAAAAAGACAGGTTGGTATAAGTTCTTATGGGGGCAGCATTATAGAGATGTATATGGTACACCAATTACTGCATCTGTAGCTGATTTAACAACGTTAAAAGGAGGATTAACACCTACTATATCTGGAGGGGGTAACCAATCTATGTCGTTGAGGTTAGTAGATAAAGAAGGTAAAGAATATGTAATGCGTGGAGTGAGAAAGAGTGTGTCAAGATTCGTACAGACAGCAGTCTTTAAAGATCAGTACGTGATGAACTCTTTCGAGAATACTTGGGCAGAGCGCTTTATCTATGACTTCTATACTACTTCACATCCGTATACACCATTTATACTTGATGGCTTAGCGGATAAGATAGGGATGTATCACACTAATCCAGAGTTGTATTATGTGCCTAAACAGTCTGCTTTGGGACGTTTTAATGATAAGTATGGTGACGAATTATATATGATAGAAGAACGACCTTCATCGGGATATGAGGATGAAGCTAGCTTTGGGAACACTAAGGCAATAGTTAGTACAACTGATGTTATCGCAAAACTGCGTAAGGATGAGAAATATACTGTAGATCAACAAGCATATATGCGTGCTCGTATCTTTGATATGTTGATAGGGGATTGGGATAGGCACGGAGACCAATGGAGATGGTCGGAGTTTACAGAAGGAGATAAGATTGTATATAGACCTGTACCTAGAGATAGAGATCAAGCATTCGCTAAGATAGATGGAGCATTATTATCACTGATCAAGAAGCTTCCACCACTTAGACATATGCAGAATTATACAGAAGACTTTGCTAATCCACGTTGGATAAATAAAACTGCATTTCCATTAGATCAGTATTTGTTAAAAGAGACTTCTGAAGAAGACTGGTTAAGAGAGGCTAAGGATATTGTAGAGAAACTAGATGATGAGACTTTAGATGAAGCCTTTAATAAACTACCTAAAGAAGTGCAGACCAATGAAGTTGAAGACATCAAAAGAATATTTAAAGCAAGAAGAGGTAAGATAGAGCAATTCATACCAAAATATTATAAACAATTACGAGAGTATGTAATCTTGTCGGGGACTGATAAGAAAGACTTATTTAATATCGAGAGATTGGTAGGTGGCGATGTATTGTTAAAACAATATCGAGTTAAGAAAGATGGTGAAGTACTTGTGTTTGAAAAGGTTTACAAAGCTAGTGAAACAAAGGAGTTATGGGTTTATGGTTTGAATGACGAAGATACTTTTAAAGTGACAGGTGATGAGAAAGCTAAAATAAAAGTGAGATTAATAGGAGGTAAGAACCAAGATTCATTCTTGATTGATAATTCTTCTAAGGTTGTTGTTTATGATTATGCAGACAAGAAAAATGAAGTAGTTTCACAAAGTACTAGAACGACAACTATCTTGTCGAATAAGTATGACCTTAATAATTTTAACTATGAGAATGTTCCATTGAACATTAATATGTTATTACCTAATGTAGGGTATAATCCTGAGGACGGAGTCAAATTAGGTTTTTTATATAGTTCTACTCGCTCTAAGTTTTTGCAAGATCCTTATACCGCTAAGCATGTAATAAAAGGTTTTTATTCTTTTAATACAAAAGGATTTGAAGGAGAGTATAAAGGTTTTTTTCCTAATGCTACAGATAATTGGATGTTTACTATTGCCGGTAGAGCGACTAGCCCTAATTTCGCTGTGAATTACTATGGTCTAGGTAATGAAACTTATTATTTCGATGAAGAAAAAGGAGATGATTATAAGCGTGTTCGAGTAGAGAGTTATTCTGTAACACCAGGTTATAGATATGAAGGAAAGCAAGGTGGAAGCTTCGAGGCTAACGTAGAATATAATGCTTTAAAAGTACAAGATAAGAGTGGTCGTTTTATCACTGATAATCCTGAGTCTGTTAACACTAAAGTTTTTGACTTCCAACATTATGGAGGAGTCAAGTTAGAGTATAGCTATGAACAGTATAATTATCCAGCTAATCCGACTGTAGGTTTTGGGTTTAATTCGAAGTTAGGATGGAAGATGAATCTGAAAGAAACTGAGCAGAACTTCCCTTATTTAGATGTGAAAGCCAACTTTATACATAATATAGATAGAGCAGAGCACTTAGTATTTGCTACCAATTTTACGTATCAGACTAGATTAAATAATAACTATGACTTCTACCATGCAGCTGTGATAGGAGGTAATGCTAATCTGAGAGGATTTAGACCAGAGCGTTTTACAGGTAAGAGTTCTTTGGTGCAAACAACAGACTTGAGATATAATGCGGGTCAGTTTACAGCAGGATTTATCCCAATGAGCTATGGTTTTTATGGTGGTTTTGACTATGGTAGAGTATGGCAGCCAGGTGAGGTGTCTAATAAATGGCACAACTCTTATGGAGCAGGTTTATGGGTAAGTGCAATAGAACAAGCGACACTACACTGCTCATATTTTAGCAGTGCAGATGGAGGTCGCTTTGTATTTGGATTAGGGTTTGGGTTTTAA